From the Leptospira biflexa serovar Patoc strain 'Patoc 1 (Paris)' genome, one window contains:
- the argS gene encoding arginine--tRNA ligase — MKANQLLKNLVLTELESAVSSYLTKQKIDLPLTEFKIRIEYSRDEKFGDYSSPFALENKNILKLNPKEIAEGVLSEIKNETLFEFVTFSPPGFINFRIRSQFLIQYTNQVMSPMVTFAKTDEKQSILLEFVSANPTGPMNIVSARSAAYGDALANLLLSLGHTVKREFYVNDYGNQVYLLGVAVLLRIFEEKGEKISFQEDESKESVFTLIEKRILPKESYRGEYIRDIAKEVLSNKTKSIQVEEWIQNKNWDECIHDLSKYAVEYNLSRQKEDLKLFGVHFDQFFSERSLHEAGDVENVPTLLKKEDVSTIDGKLHFLSTQYGDDKDRVIRREDGRPTYLMADIAYHFDKYKRGFTKLIDIWGPDHYGYIARLKGAVLSFGKSNDSFLILIAQQVNLIENKEKVKMSKRLGIFQTMRDLLSYLGKNGKDVGRYFFLMRSSDAPLDFDLDLAKDESDKNPVFYIQYAHARICSIFRELQISIADWSIPKVVSGDCFQSEERLRLLFWVARFQEEVYDTATNLEPHRLTNYLQSLSKAFTKFYSHKDNRIKEKQGEEREQLLFLILFTKRAIASGLELLGISSPEKMSKEDESNT; from the coding sequence ATGAAAGCCAATCAATTATTAAAAAATCTTGTACTCACTGAACTCGAATCGGCAGTCTCATCCTATCTTACAAAACAAAAGATAGACCTTCCACTGACAGAATTTAAAATCCGAATCGAATACTCACGGGATGAAAAATTTGGTGATTACTCTTCGCCGTTTGCGTTGGAAAACAAAAATATTCTAAAATTAAATCCAAAGGAAATTGCAGAAGGTGTTCTCTCCGAAATCAAAAATGAAACATTATTTGAATTTGTAACATTTTCTCCTCCAGGTTTTATTAATTTCCGCATCCGCTCACAGTTTTTAATCCAATATACAAACCAAGTCATGTCGCCTATGGTAACATTTGCCAAAACGGATGAGAAACAATCCATTTTACTGGAATTTGTTTCTGCAAATCCGACTGGCCCCATGAATATTGTTTCGGCACGATCCGCTGCTTATGGGGACGCTTTGGCAAATTTACTTTTAAGTCTTGGGCATACCGTCAAACGAGAGTTTTACGTGAATGATTATGGTAACCAAGTATACTTGCTTGGAGTTGCCGTGCTCCTACGTATCTTCGAAGAGAAAGGGGAAAAAATATCATTCCAAGAAGATGAGAGTAAGGAGTCTGTTTTTACTCTTATAGAAAAACGTATATTGCCAAAAGAAAGTTATCGAGGCGAATATATCAGAGATATCGCGAAGGAAGTTCTTAGTAACAAAACTAAATCAATTCAAGTAGAAGAGTGGATTCAAAACAAAAATTGGGATGAGTGCATTCATGATCTATCAAAATATGCAGTAGAATACAATTTAAGTAGGCAAAAAGAAGATTTAAAACTTTTTGGTGTTCATTTTGATCAGTTTTTCAGCGAGCGAAGTTTACACGAAGCAGGAGATGTGGAAAATGTGCCCACTCTTTTAAAAAAAGAAGATGTATCTACCATCGATGGCAAACTACATTTTTTATCCACGCAGTATGGTGATGACAAAGACCGAGTGATTCGCAGAGAAGATGGCAGGCCAACGTATCTGATGGCAGACATTGCGTATCATTTTGACAAATACAAACGTGGATTTACTAAATTAATTGATATTTGGGGACCAGACCATTATGGATACATTGCTCGTTTGAAAGGTGCAGTGTTATCTTTCGGGAAATCAAACGATAGTTTTTTAATTCTCATTGCCCAACAAGTGAATCTCATTGAAAATAAAGAAAAAGTTAAGATGAGTAAACGTTTGGGAATTTTCCAAACAATGCGGGATTTGTTATCATATCTCGGAAAGAATGGAAAAGATGTTGGACGTTATTTTTTCTTAATGAGAAGTTCTGATGCTCCTCTCGATTTTGATTTGGACTTAGCCAAAGATGAGTCTGATAAAAACCCAGTATTTTATATCCAATATGCACATGCGCGGATTTGTTCCATTTTTCGTGAGTTACAAATTTCAATAGCGGATTGGAGTATTCCAAAAGTGGTCAGCGGAGATTGTTTCCAATCGGAAGAGAGGTTGCGACTTTTGTTTTGGGTGGCTCGATTTCAGGAAGAAGTGTATGATACTGCCACAAACTTGGAGCCACACCGCCTAACTAATTATCTACAATCACTCAGTAAAGCATTTACCAAATTTTATTCTCACAAGGATAATCGAATTAAAGAAAAACAAGGGGAAGAAAGGGAACAATTACTCTTTCTCATTTTATTCACCAAACGAGCCATCGCTTCGGGTTTGGAACTTTTGGGAATTTCAAGTCCTGAAAAAATGTCAAAAGAAGACGAATCCAATACATGA
- a CDS encoding nicotinamide-nucleotide amidohydrolase family protein, which translates to MTPYIVILSTGSELTAGRSVDTNSGWIANQLFELGWKVKKIITLPDDPNLIFKELEALQSLAKEIPVLAIMTGGLGPTEDDYTLETVLKLTGKTSYAVEKAKIRLTKIYEARGKDYKDILPTVFRQTNVPEGCKTLDNSVGIAVGFIESLGENSYLVCMPGVPSEMTEMFKRRLVPELKKMYPRENLIQKTKWLWNIGESLFQNEFIEPNREVYFKETEWGVTANRGYIKCIFQSTNDVMLDTILKSLEKQYPDLISDDVFQYVHEQLLYEKWTISVVESCTGGLLGKKLTERAGSSAYFMGGFLTYSNEMKSNLLGIPKETIETFGAVSDEVAFAMVDGLCLKTGTDFGVSITGIAGPEGGSEEKPVGTVCIGLKEPNGKIKVHRYLFPGNRESIRENASNTALFLIYQSLKGKVV; encoded by the coding sequence ATGACTCCTTACATTGTCATTCTATCTACAGGCTCTGAACTCACTGCAGGTAGGAGTGTGGATACAAATTCTGGATGGATTGCCAACCAATTGTTTGAACTGGGTTGGAAGGTAAAAAAAATCATCACTTTACCTGATGATCCAAATCTAATTTTCAAAGAATTAGAAGCCTTACAAAGTCTCGCAAAAGAAATTCCTGTCCTTGCGATAATGACGGGAGGACTAGGTCCGACAGAAGATGATTATACATTGGAAACGGTTCTCAAATTAACTGGCAAAACTTCTTATGCAGTTGAAAAAGCAAAAATTCGACTCACTAAGATTTATGAAGCAAGAGGAAAAGATTACAAAGATATATTACCAACTGTATTCCGCCAAACCAATGTTCCAGAGGGATGTAAAACACTTGATAATTCAGTAGGCATAGCCGTTGGATTTATCGAAAGTTTAGGAGAAAATTCATACTTGGTTTGTATGCCTGGTGTTCCATCGGAGATGACCGAAATGTTCAAACGCCGGTTAGTCCCTGAATTAAAAAAAATGTATCCACGTGAGAACTTAATCCAAAAAACAAAGTGGTTATGGAATATCGGAGAATCTTTATTTCAAAACGAATTCATTGAGCCTAACAGAGAAGTATACTTTAAAGAAACAGAATGGGGAGTTACGGCAAATCGAGGATATATTAAGTGTATTTTTCAGTCAACAAATGATGTTATGCTTGATACAATCTTAAAAAGTTTAGAAAAACAATATCCAGATTTAATTTCTGATGATGTATTTCAATATGTACATGAACAATTGTTATATGAAAAGTGGACCATCTCAGTAGTTGAAAGTTGTACGGGTGGACTTCTCGGGAAAAAACTTACAGAGCGAGCAGGCTCTAGTGCTTATTTTATGGGTGGTTTTTTAACGTATTCCAATGAAATGAAATCCAACCTACTTGGGATTCCTAAGGAAACAATCGAAACTTTCGGTGCTGTGAGTGATGAGGTGGCGTTTGCGATGGTGGATGGCCTTTGTTTGAAAACGGGAACAGACTTTGGTGTTTCGATTACAGGCATTGCTGGACCAGAAGGTGGAAGTGAAGAAAAACCTGTGGGGACAGTTTGTATTGGATTAAAAGAGCCAAATGGGAAAATCAAAGTACATAGGTATTTATTTCCTGGAAATCGAGAATCCATTCGTGAGAATGCGAGTAACACTGCTTTATTTTTAATTTACCAATCATTGAAGGGTAAGGTCGTATAA
- a CDS encoding response regulator transcription factor: protein MKQSILIVEDIHSIREAIMDLLSTKFNVFGAEHFEEAVWYLTNEKIDLTITDIRLPGKSGIDLVKLIQKEFPHVLYALMTAYNINEYIKYAKDLQIWNIIPKYSFLDIHLIEVMVQKLLSNDIFGIEKYFSKDFQVYDQNINSDFEDAPSNGIVYKQIKSDQDRSILCGKISKNLIQLGAPKAIQQVLEELTSNAMIRAPRTNEGEYKYQFEIPSHDMVVPLDNIQLMPDDYFLIGYGSTESTIFIVVRDQFGSLRKEEILHRLDRHISIDESTGFPKGLEDSHGRGLYICREISDQLIFNIKPGVCTETIAMINREGRTGFKSLSIYEVDSKS, encoded by the coding sequence ATGAAACAATCCATTTTGATTGTAGAAGACATTCATTCGATACGTGAAGCGATCATGGATCTCTTGAGTACCAAATTTAATGTGTTTGGGGCGGAACATTTTGAAGAAGCCGTTTGGTATTTAACAAATGAAAAAATTGACTTAACCATAACTGATATTCGACTTCCTGGAAAATCAGGAATCGATCTTGTCAAACTCATCCAAAAAGAATTTCCACATGTATTGTATGCTCTCATGACTGCATACAATATCAATGAGTACATCAAATATGCGAAGGACCTTCAAATTTGGAATATCATTCCAAAGTATAGTTTTTTAGACATCCATCTCATTGAGGTGATGGTCCAGAAACTATTATCAAATGACATCTTTGGGATTGAAAAGTATTTTTCAAAAGACTTCCAAGTATACGACCAAAACATCAATAGTGATTTTGAAGACGCTCCAAGTAATGGCATCGTTTACAAACAGATCAAATCGGACCAAGATCGTTCCATTTTATGTGGTAAAATTTCCAAAAATTTAATCCAACTTGGTGCACCAAAGGCCATTCAACAGGTGTTAGAAGAACTCACATCCAATGCGATGATCCGTGCACCTAGGACAAATGAAGGGGAATACAAATACCAATTTGAAATTCCAAGCCATGATATGGTGGTGCCTCTTGACAATATTCAATTGATGCCTGATGATTATTTTTTAATCGGATATGGATCAACCGAAAGTACAATCTTTATAGTGGTTCGGGATCAATTTGGTTCCTTACGTAAGGAAGAGATCTTACATCGATTGGATCGTCATATCAGCATTGATGAATCAACGGGTTTTCCAAAAGGTTTGGAAGACAGCCACGGTCGGGGGCTCTACATCTGCCGTGAAATTTCTGACCAATTGATCTTTAATATCAAACCAGGTGTGTGCACAGAAACAATCGCGATGATCAACAGAGAAGGACGGACTGGATTTAAATCCTTATCCATCTACGAAGTGGATTCTAAATCATAA